The sequence atggtgctccttgggatgttcaaagtttcggatatttttttacaacccaaccctgatctgtacgtttccacaactttgtccctgacctgtttggagagctccttggtcttcatggtgccacttgcttggtggtgcccctggCTTAGTGGTGTTACAAACTCTGGGgccttcagaacaggtgtatatatactgagatcatgtgacacttagattgcatacaggtggactttatttaactaattatgtgacttttgaaggtaattggtgcaccagatcttatttaggggcttcatagcaaagggggtgaatatataTGCACGCACCAGTTTTCTGTTTAgaatttttaatttattttttgaaacaagttatttttttcatttcacttcaccaatttggactattttgtgtatgtccattacatgaaatccaaataaaaatccatttaaattacaggttgtatcgcaacaaaataggaaaaacgccaagggagaTGAgtgcttttgcaaggcactgtatcttccTGCAGATATTTGGAAAAAGAGAAAACACCCATGAGAAGCATAAAGCTACAGGCTTGCCTTTTGAATTCTTATTTCTACAACAAAAGTTTGAGCATTGTGTGTGGTTAATCTTCGCTAGAGATATTTTACTGTACATAAATCTCTCCTCTTAAACtaaattctccagtgttaaatcTACACAGAAAGTGTTACATTTAACTCTGGTCCAAAGTCTATACGGGTTCACACTTTTCAAcgttaaattaacacactgcttagttTAAACTAAAGCCTTATTTGCCTATTTCCCAGAGTGTCTTGCCTTtcaagtgaattgtagagttacagtgcattcagagattattcagaccccttgactttttccacattttgttacattacagccttattctaaaatgtattaaattcttattttccccctcatcaatctacacacaatatcccataatgacaagcaTTTCATTCATAataataactgaaatatcacatttacataagtattcagacccttaactttgttgaagcacctatggcagcaattacagccttgagtattcttgggtatgatgctacaagattgggacacctgtatttggggagtttctcccattcttctctgcaggacCTCTCAAGCTCTtcaaggttggatggggagcgtcactgcacagctattttcaggtctctccagagattttcgatcaggttcaagtccggggtctggttgggccactcaaggacattcagatacttgtcccCCAAGCCACTCCTgtgatgtcttggctgtgtgcttagggttgttgtcctgttggaagatgaaccttcgccccagtctgaggtcctgagcactctagaggatgttttaatcaaggatctctgtactttgctctgttcatcttttcctcaatcctgactagcctcccagtccctgccgctgaaaaacatccccacaccatgatgctgccaccaccacgcttcactgtagggatggtgccaggtttcctccagatgtgatgctagtcattcaggccaaagagttaaatattGGTCTCATCAGACaaaataatcttgtttctcatggtctgagtgtccttaaggtgccttttggcaaactctaagcagactctcatgtgcctttttactgtggcttccgtctggccactctaccatagaggcctgaggaggaggaggagtgctgcagagatggttgtccttctggaaggttctcccatctccacagattaactctggagctctgttagagtgaccatcaggttcttggtcacctccctgaccaaggcccttctcccccgattgaaatagtcttggtggttccaaaattcttccatttaagaatgatggaggccactgtgttcttagggaccttcaatgctgcagacaatttttggtacacttccccagatctgtgcattgacacaatcctgtctcagagctctatggacaattcctttgacatcatggtttggtttttgctctgagatgcactgtcaacCGTCGGACCTTGTGTAGACAgatgtgttcctttccaaatcatgtccaatcaattgaatttaccacaggtggagtccaatcaagttgataaatggaaacagatgcacttgagctcaatttagagtctcatagcaaagggtctgaatacttatgtaaataaggtatttgcaaaaatgtctaaatacctgttttcgctttgtcattattgggtattgtgtgtagatttatgaggatttaaaaaaaatctattttataataaggctgtaacgtaacaacatgttgaaaagtcaaggggtctgaatcctttcgaATGCAGTGTACCAccaatgactgtatttgttagtgacagagaaatAGTTGTGGCATTCAtccattttcagtcctgtggttCACTAAGGGCATTTTCAGTCCTGAAGTCCTAAACAAATATGTTATCATTCAAATTATATGATTTTACCCAATAAAACACATATttcataaagccttattttaTGGGCATAGTTCTACCttaatacagtggcctgaaagTCATGGTTTTCAggtcacatcaggcctgcaagtcacatgaTGCTGGCTTGCTGTAACAAGGCTCTGGCAAGAGGGGGGTGTGTGGAATctggagcaggagagcagatggGTTCCAGGAAATCAAATGTTTATTACAGGCGGTCCCAAAGGCACAGCACAAACACAAAGGGAAACCGCACAAAATGGAGCATCCACCCAAAGGAAGGAATTAGGTGCACACAGAGGAGAAACCTTGACTCTGTCAACTATCAAGCAAAAATGTCCACGGTAAAACACATACCGCACAAAATGAAACAAAtcccgtggtgcaggcacgcaccccttTACAGTACCAATCAGTAACAATCCCGCACACAACCTAACCTGCAGCGGGGAAATATAAACCCACCAAAATCAGTACAACTAGACACAGGTGTGTAAAACCAGACAGTACTAAACgaaaaaggaaaatgggatcggtggcagctagtaggccggcgacgacgaccgccgagcaccgcccgaacagggagaggagccaccttcggtggaagtcgtgacacttgcAAAGTGATGAGTAAATCCttttggaatccagccagagtgaggaAATATAatcaacattttgaatttttattCGCCCACAACCTGAATTCAGATTGACTGCCTGGTTGGGAACACTAAGATATTAGACTACCTAAACTAGTGGTTCTCAACAGGTTTTACCTCGAGACCTGAATTGAACCAGGTTGCCTCAGTCGTTATCCAATATTCacaacataatttttttttttgccaaaatGCAATCTGGAAAACAATTTTTAATGCTATATTGATAGTAAATGTACCAATTATTGGACAAGGGAACAACAATCCCACCTTTTTCATTGTCAATAATTCATTTTTGCCTATATTCTTGATGAAGAATGTTAAGCTCACTGGTTTGAGACCACAAAATCAACCAAATCTGCTAAATAGCGGCGCTAATAACTCTATATTGAAAATATACTGTGATTGAAGACAAATAGTTCATAAGttaaattataaaaaaatgtagattcattatcatttctacacagtttctGTAGTATCTAAAAATCTGCCTGCAATAGGGCATGGtaggaaatatgataatgatgagcGTGGTTTTGGTTTAACACCAACACAGTTTTTTTTACACCAATAGGTGTTAATCTTACACTTACAGAGTACATGTAACACccgaatcaacactagaaatgttacactgcaaaatcaacactaggtaacactggccaatttgctgtgtataGATCAgcactcgctgtttgtttgttacctatgcatagtcacttcgcccccaccttcatgtacagatgacctcaactaacctgtacccccgcacactgactcggtaccggtgctccctgtatatagcctcgttattgttattcttattgtgttacttttattattactttttattttagcctacttggtaaatattttcttcttcttgaactgcactgttgtttaagggcttgtaagtaagcatttcacggtaaagtctacacttgttgtattcggcgcgtgtgacaaataacatttgatttgatttgatcaatatAAAGTGGTTCACTAAGGGCATTGGTTGTAGAAGGCAGATTGTGTGATAGAGGATGGAGCCAAAATATACCCACAGATCCAGTCGGCACTGCCACAGCTAGGATCAGAATTGAGATATGGAAATGTGCGTGGGGTAAACTTGGAAAGTACACACTGGATTTTCCATAATGGGAGGATCTCAAATTGTAACCTGACTCCAATGGACCAGTCAAGGCAAGTGTGAACTGAACTCACCTTATCTTAACTCAGACGGGAGAGTCACCACTTGACTCACTCCCGCTCTCTCCTTGTCATGTGTGTGAATATTAACGATGCCTCTAATATGATGGGTTCCTGTGTAACCTGCTTAAATATGTTTAAAAGTGTGATTCATAGGATAGATGGATAGACTTTTAAGTGGAGATGAGGATGGATTTTAGATCCTAACTAACCCCGAGCTGGTTTCAACATGCAGTTTACAGAAAGTGCTATTAACATCCTCATTGTGCTTACAAAAATGTTGTAATTACTATGGTTTTGTTAACAGATGTTTATCAAGAGTAGGGCTTGATAGATCATAAATGACTAATGGTCTATTATCCAGCTATTCACTCTAAATACCAAGGCAGTCGACCATTCAACATCAGGAATGAGAGGTTTCCTGTTCAGGGAGACATCCCTAGAACTGACGAATGGAAAGTTTATTTCATCACACATTGGAATGTGAATAGAAGGCAAACGAGTAGAACGGAAACAGAAAGCAATCAACAGCACCACCTACTGTTTGCATCATCACTATGCCTAGTTCTCAGCTCTCACAGGAATCCTGCTACACAGGTTGAGTCATCAGAAGGTCACAGCTCGGTTGTAACAGTGGTAAAGTCTCTCTGACTGTCAGTGGGTCAGACCTCCATCAGCTCTCACCACATTGTTTGCTACTGGCAAAAGAAAAATGTTCAACCCAACCCTCCTCCTTGTCCTCTTCCCTTTGATAACATGATGCAATACAGGGAAACTTTGATATACCTTAGCTTAGAGTAGCACTCATTTCTGGTTATGAATGTATTGAGATTTTCAATGCAGGCACACAGAACAATCATACTCTGAATCAGATAACTGAGCTaagtgtggaataagtcaaggggtatgaatactttctgaacgcactgtaaGAAGTCCCCAGGAAGTTTAGTAAGGCTATATAAGGACATCTGTGGGCGGACACCTTTCACAGAGAACTCATTAAAGGGAAGAGCTTTTGCAGGAGGTTGTTTAAACACGAATGTCAAGCTCACACACAACAAGACTGAGCACAATGCTTCTACAGAGCCTATGGGACTTCATACTGGGATATAATGCGTGGCTCAGATCACCTTTCTTCCCTGTGCTTTTCTCCCTCAGTGTCTACCTcaccttctgcctgcccttcgTGGTTCTGGACCTCCTCTCCCCCAGGCTGGCCTGGATCAGGACCTTTAAGATCCAGCAGAAGAGCCACGTCTCCTGGACCATGATGTGGAGCTGCCTGGCTCTCTCCCTCTACAACCATGTAGTGTTCCTCTTCCCTCTCACTGTGCTGCACTGGTTCTGGAGACCAGCCAGCTTCATAGCCGAGGCCCCCGGAACGCTGCGTCTCATCTGGGACGTGGTCGCCTGCCTACTCCTGTTCGACTTTCAATATTTCATCTGGCATCTGCTGCACCATAAGGTGCCCTGGCTGTACCGGACATTCCACAAGGTGCACCACAAGCACACATCCACCTTCGTACTGACCACGGAGTACTCTGGGGCCTATGAGACCCTGTCTCTGGGCTTCTTCGCTGGGGTCAACCCTCTGCTGCTGGGCTGCCACCCCCTGACAGAGATGCTCTTCAATGTTCTGAATATCTGGCTTTCTGTGGAGGACCACTCTGGCTATGACCTGCCCTGGTCCACGCATAGACTGGTGCCCTTTGGGCTCTACGGTGGAGCTCCACACCACGACCTGCACCATCTGAAGTTCAAGTCCAACTATGCTCCATACTTCACACACTGGGACAGGGTTTTTGGGACATTGCACAAGCATTCAGACTGAATTTGTTCACAGAAGGAAGTGCAATTGGACATCTTGAATATCTTTTATGTTAAAAGGATGGGATGCAGAGTGCATCACTTTGTGATATATTGTATTATATGCTGATGTTATTTAGCATAGTAAAGATAAAGCTGTGTTTAataaaagtatttttatttaaatgtgttATTTATAATTGGTGTTGCTTGAGTGCAGATGTTCTATTACTGTTGTATATTAAAGATTCATGCAATGGACTCTACAATGTACAAACATTTTCAGGTCAAATTTAAAACCTGGGTTAAATTAACCAGTTTAGTCAGAACTGTCAGAATGAATTTGACTGGGATTGAATGACTGAAAACTattgtgaatgtttgtgttgaCTTCTCAGTGCTACTGGGTGAGCATCACAGAACAAAATGTTCAGCTGTTTCAAGCTGTATGCAGTATTAACAAGAGATAACCCCCAGCATGTTAGTTACAAAACAAGGAGCAATAAAACTTATAACCTAAATATTTGTGTGGCTCGCTTTCATTAATCAAAATGTTTCTGTACATAAGCCTATTTGTTTATACAATGTTTTTGATTTATGGAGATGCCAATTTTCAGATACAGCAATGCTTCATGCAAAACAACCATGATGGTTTCATATGATGGATACATACATAAACATAATTTGTACACAGCAATCTGAAACCCATGAGTGTGCCACCATGCGCCAAAGAGATTTATATTGATGCATGTTTCTACTAGTGGTCCATTAGGGCTCGAGACACTTTTAAGAGGCAGATGACTCATAAATCATGTGGTCTAAATGGAAGGATTTTTCAAAAGAAAGTCTTGCTGCATCGCAAATGTGTTATTTTGTTAATCGTGACCTTGTGATCAGAGGTCAGTGCTCATTGAAAGATCGAGGAGTTTTTTCTGGACCATGTGACCTGAACGGGAACAAAAggtttatacagtgagggaaaaaagtatttgattccctgctgattttgtacgtttgcccactgacaaagaaatgatcagtctataattttaatggtaggtttatttgaacagtgagagacagaataacaacaaaaaaatccagaaaaatgcatgtaaaaaatgttatacattgatttgcattttaatgagggaaacaagtatttgacccctctgcaaaacatgacttagtacttggtggcaaaacccttgttggcaatcacagaggtcagacgtttcttgtagttggccagcaggtttgcacacatctcaggagggattttatcccactcctctttgcaaaacttctccaagtcattaaggtttcgaggctgacgtttggcaactcgaaccttcagctccctccatagattgtctatgggattaaggtctggagactggctaggccactccaggaccttaatgtgcttcttcttgagcccctcctttgttgccttcgccatgtgttttgggtcattgtcatgctgcaatacccatccacgacccattttcaatgccctggctgagggaaggaggttctcacccaagatttgacggtacatggccccgtccattgtccctttgatgcggtgaagctgtcctgtccccttagcagaaaaacacccccaaagcataatgtttccacctccatatttgacggtagggatggtgttcttggggtcatagtcagcattcctcctcctcgaaacacggcgagttgagttgatgccaaagagctccattttggtctcatctgaccacaacactttcacccagttgtcctctgaatcattcagatgttcattggcaatcttctgacgggcatgtatatgtgctttcttgagcagggggaccttgcgggcgttgcaggacttcagtccttcacggcgtagtgtgttaccaatttttttcttgttgactatggtcccagctgccttgagatcattgacaagatcatcccgtgtagttctgggctgattcctcaccgttctcatgatcattgcaactccacgaggtgagatcttgcatggagccccaggccgagggagattgacagttcttttgtgtttcttccatttgctaataatcgcaccaactgttgtcaccttctcaccaagctgcttggcgatggtcttgtagcccattccagccttgtgtaggtctacaatcttgtccctgacatccttggagagctctttggtcttggccatggtggagagtttggaatctgatagaTTGAATgcgtctgtggacaggtgtcttttatacaggtaacaaactgagattaggagcactccctttaagagtgtgctcctaatctcagctcgttacctgtataaaagacacctgggagccagaaatctttctgattgagacggggtcaaatacttatttccctcattaaaatgcaaatcaatttataacatttttgacatgcgtttttctggatttttttgttgttattctgtctctcactgttcaaataaacctaccattaaaattatagactgatcatttctttgtcaatgggcaaacgtacaaaatcagcaggggatcaaatactttttttcctcactgtacaTTAGCATGTACTCATTTTATGAATTTATAACAAACAGTTTTCTTTCTTAATTACTATATATGAACAATAGTATTCATGTTAATTAGGCCCTTTCCAATATTACTGGAATCAGATGAAAGTTGTGCCAAACTCCACTGGTGACAGGATGCAGACATTTCCTGACCTCAACCCGCAAGGGGAAATACAGAAGTCCACTATTTATAAAAGTGCAGTAATCAACCTTGCCCCCATCCACACTTCAAAACTAAATATGAAGTCGCCAAAGCCTCATCTAAAAAGGGAAAAGGACATCTTCCTGAGATTGACAATTGAGAATTTCCCAGAAGAAATTGGAGAATTCCCGAACAGGAGAAGGAACAATAAAATTCTGCAGACGAAACAGAGCCATCAGACACTCATTTCCTGGCCGATGCAATACACTGTATGATATTTTCAGGATTATATCTTTGTGAACATGTAGGATTCTTTGTGAATGTTATGATAGCGTTTAGAGCAGTGTTTTCAAGATAGTGGTTTGCAGCCCACTGGGGGTCGCCACTGGTCCATGGGTTGTGGTCAAGCCTGTTTTGATGTTAGAAGAAGAACTGGCTTTGTTTAATCACTGAGTCACAGGGGAACACAAAGTGGGGAACCACTGTTTGAAGCAATATCACACAGATTGAGAATATTATATTATTTCATGTCTGCTATTCGTGGTTCACTTTTACAGACAACTAGAAGTACGATGTATCCTAAgatcctctgtctctttctaaaaCAAATTTGATCAACATTGTTATTGGATAATATGTGAGAATGATGGTGTTTAGGTTTTGCTATGATGGTGAGTACTCAGGCTGAGATGAGTCTTACAaatgaaatcacattttatttgtcacatgtgctgaatacaacaggtgtagaccttaccagaatacaaccttacagtgaaatgaaaCCATTGTGTGTGGGATAAGCTTGGAAAGTATTTCCAGCTATGGGAGCATCGTAATTTGTAACCTAACTCCAAAAGACTAGTCAAAACAAGTGTGAACAGATGCTTATCACGAGCAGGGCTTGGTAGGTCATATATGAGCCATGGTCTATTATCCAGCTATTCACTCGAAATACCAAGGCAGTCGACCACTCACCATCAGGAATGAGagttttctgtttttgtttcaaatcaaatgttattagtcacatgcgccgaatacagcaggtgtagaccttacagtgaaatccttacttacgagcccctaaccgacaatgcagtttaaaaaaacatacggataagaataagaagtAAAAGTAACAGGTAATTAAAacgcagcagtaaaataacaatagggagactatatacagggggtaccagtaaagagtcaatgtacgggggcaccggttagtcgaggtagtatctacatgtaggtagagttattaaagtgacaatgcatagatgataacaacagagagtagcagctgtgtaaaagagagggggtgtacaatgcaaatagtctgggtagccatttgattaggtgttcaggagaattatggcttgggggtagaagctgtttagaagcctcttgaacctagacttggtgctccggtaccgcttgcagtgcggtagcagagagaacagtttatgactagggtggctgaagtctttgacaatttttagggccttcctctgacaccgcatggtatagaggtcctagatggcaggaagcttggcccctgttatgtactgggctgttcacactaccctctgaggttccttgcagttggaggccttgcagttgccataccaggcagtgatgcaacctgtcaggatgctctcgatggttcagctgtagaatcttttgaggatctgaggacccacgccaaatctcttcagtctcctgagggggaataggttttgtcatgccctcttcacgactgccttggtgtgcttggaccatgttagtttgctggtggacaccaaggaacttgaagctctcaacctgctccaccgcagccccgtcgatgagaatgggggcgtgttctgtcctctttttcccgtagtccacaatcatctcctttgtcttgatcatgttgagtgagaggttgttgtcctggtaccacacggccaggtctctgatctcctccctataggctgtctcgttgttgttggtgatcaggcctaccactgttgtgtcattggcaaagttaatgacggtgttggagttgtgcctggctgtgcagtcatgagtgaacagggagtacaggaggggactgagcatgcacccctgaggggcccctgtgttgaggatcagcgaggtggatgtgttgttacatacccttaccacctgggggcggcccgtcaggaagtccaggatccagttgcagagggaggtgtttagtcccagggtccttagcttattgatgagctttgagcatttaagttttcctgcattcaAGTCCTCGGCTACTAAGAGCGCCACTTCTGGGAGAcagttttcttgtttgcttatggtggaatacagctcattcaatgctgtcttagtgccagcctctgactgtggtggtatgtaaacagctacgaaaaatacagatgaaaactctctaggtaggtagtgtggtctacagtttatcatgagatactctacctcaggcgagcaatagctccagacttccttagatatcgtgcaccagctgttatttacaaaaatgtcacgtttgctagcagaatggaaggaagtgggggtttattcgatcccttacgaattctcagaaggcagcccgccccccggaccctttttctccgcctcctcttcatgcaaatcacggggatctgggcctatTACCGAGAAAGCAGTATGTCGTTCGCGTCGGCCTcctcagactcgttaaaggaacaaaaggattctgccagtttgACACTGCATTACAGGATATTACATTGCACTGTTCAAGGAGACAGCCCAGTACTGATGAATGGAAAGTTAATTTCGTTACACGTTGGAATGTGAATAGAAGACAAACGAGTAGGATGGAAATAGAAAGCAATCAACAGCACCACCTACTGTTTGCATAGTCACAATGCATAGTTCTCAGCTCTCACAGGAATCCTGCTTCACAGGTTGAGTCATCAGAAGGTCACAGCTCTGTTGTAACAGTGGTAAAGTCTCTCTGACTGTCAGTGGGTCAGACCTCCATCAGCTCTCACCACATTGTTTGCTCCTGGCAAAACATACATTTATGTGCAACCCACCCCTCCTCGTCCTCTTCCTTCCCATGATAACATGATGCAACACAGTGAAACCTTAATGTTAGGATTATTTAATTGTTGGGTAGACAAGGTTTTTAGAAGCATGTTGATGTGTGCATTATGATCCATCTGATCAACAACAGCAGAGAAACTAGTTTGCTTCATTGATGATTTATCTTGACAGTACTGAAGCTTGATCACTCGGTAACACTTTCTATGAAGTACATTTGTATAACGCTTTATAACATCCTTTACAATGTCTTATAACACTGACTATAAGCATCCATAGTAACTCCTAAGCACTTAGACAATTCTGTATTATATTTTATAGATCATGAACTATAATGACTTGACTTATAAGACTATAGTGCATAATGCGCTATAGCTGTACTGGTTTGAAAACAGACAACTACAGACGTGaacggctagctagctaactagtgaAAACCCTTTCTTACAGATAGAGCTGGGAATGAGCTAGCTATCGAGCGATTTCAGTGCCAAGAGAAATTGTATGTATGCATTTGTAATGCATACATACATTGAATCATTAAATtcacaaatataaattatatttcatGATATGGAACTGAATCGAATGAATATTGCAGTCCTGTGGCTTTAACCAAGTTAATTCCTAGGTGAATGATATCTTTATAATTCAACtttttatgacaatacattaatATCTGATAAGGCAGATAGGTAAAgtccctccttatctcagctcgctggtcaccatagcagcacccacccgtagcaagcgctccagcacgtatatctcactggtcacccccaaagccaattcctcgtttggccgcctctccttccagttctctgctgccaatgattggaacgaactacaaaaatctctgaaactagaaacacttatctgcctctctagctttaagcaccagctgtcagagcagctcccagattactgcacctgtacatagcccatctataattagcccaaacaactacctcttcccctactgtatttatttattttgctcctttgcaccccagtatttctactttgcacattcacccactgcaaatctaccattccagtgttttacttgctatattgtatttacttcgccaccatggcctatttattgcctttacctcccttatctcatctcatttgctcacattgtatatagacgtatttttctactgtattattgactatgtttgttttattccatgtgtaactctgtgttgttgtatgtgtcgaactgctttgctttatcttggccaggtcgcagttgtaaatgataacttgttctcaacttgcctacctggttaaataaaggtgaaataaaaataaattaattaaaaaaggccttattttgaggcttagctttaccctaatacagtggcctgaaactcgtGGTTTACAAGCCACATCAGGCTtgcaagtagggttgcaaaattccagtaactttcccagAATGTTCAGATTTTCAATCTTCCAACtgtgatttctggaaaaccttggACATTAACCAGAATTTTCCAACCCTACCTGCAAATCACATTATGGTGGCTTGCAAAGGGATATATAATTCCTACTGCAATCAAGCCAGAGTTAGGACATC is a genomic window of Salmo trutta chromosome 10, fSalTru1.1, whole genome shotgun sequence containing:
- the LOC115201161 gene encoding cholesterol 25-hydroxylase-like protein, with protein sequence MSSSHTTRLSTMLLQSLWDFILGYNAWLRSPFFPVLFSLSVYLTFCLPFVVLDLLSPRLAWIRTFKIQQKSHVSWTMMWSCLALSLYNHVVFLFPLTVLHWFWRPASFIAEAPGTLRLIWDVVACLLLFDFQYFIWHLLHHKVPWLYRTFHKVHHKHTSTFVLTTEYSGAYETLSLGFFAGVNPLLLGCHPLTEMLFNVLNIWLSVEDHSGYDLPWSTHRLVPFGLYGGAPHHDLHHLKFKSNYAPYFTHWDRVFGTLHKHSD